The following proteins are co-located in the Massilia litorea genome:
- the pcaB gene encoding 3-carboxy-cis,cis-muconate cycloisomerase → MAATIVDSTIFGNIFSTAAMRQVWSDENRTRKYLEIEAALARVQGRLGIIPQEAVDEIVRNCVLEKIDMAKLAEQTQRIGYPILGVVSQINALCRDKLGEYCHWGATTQDITDTATVLQIREALELVDAELAAISAAMAGLAARHRDTPMIGRSNLQQAVPITFGYKVAGLLSAIERHRERLAQLRPRVLVGEFAGASGTLASLSEGGLETQAGLMQELGLGQPDIAWHTIRDNIAEVGCFLGLVTGTLGKFSTDVKLMMQTEVGEVYEPFAHGRGSSSTMPQKRNPISSCYIHACISVVRQHVAALLDANVADHERSTGPWEIEWIVLPEMFCLAAGALAQSRFVLEGLEVDEGRMRANLDLTNGLVVSEAVMMGLGPYLGREYAHDLVYDICRVAIRDNRPLLELLVENKEISQHLDRAALAALCDPGNYLGLSGEMVDRVLRSRAGRGHPVQE, encoded by the coding sequence ATGGCCGCAACAATTGTCGACTCAACGATCTTCGGAAACATCTTCAGCACCGCGGCGATGCGCCAGGTCTGGTCGGACGAAAACCGCACCCGCAAATACCTGGAAATCGAAGCGGCGCTGGCCCGCGTCCAGGGGCGCCTGGGCATCATTCCCCAGGAAGCCGTGGACGAAATCGTCCGTAACTGCGTGCTCGAGAAGATCGACATGGCGAAGCTCGCCGAGCAGACCCAGCGCATCGGCTACCCGATCCTCGGCGTGGTCTCGCAGATCAACGCCCTGTGCCGCGACAAGCTGGGCGAGTACTGCCACTGGGGCGCCACCACCCAGGACATCACCGACACCGCCACCGTGCTGCAGATACGCGAAGCGCTCGAACTGGTCGATGCCGAACTGGCCGCGATCTCGGCCGCGATGGCCGGCCTGGCGGCGCGCCACCGCGACACCCCGATGATCGGGCGCAGCAACCTGCAGCAGGCGGTACCGATCACCTTCGGCTACAAGGTCGCGGGTCTCCTGAGCGCCATCGAACGCCATCGCGAACGGCTGGCGCAGCTGCGCCCGCGCGTGCTGGTCGGCGAATTCGCGGGCGCCTCGGGCACCCTCGCCTCGCTCTCCGAAGGCGGCCTCGAAACCCAGGCCGGCCTGATGCAGGAGCTGGGACTGGGCCAGCCCGACATCGCCTGGCACACGATCCGCGACAACATCGCCGAAGTCGGCTGCTTCCTCGGCCTGGTCACCGGCACCCTCGGCAAGTTCTCGACCGACGTCAAGCTGATGATGCAGACCGAAGTCGGCGAAGTGTACGAGCCCTTCGCGCATGGCCGCGGCTCGAGCAGCACGATGCCCCAGAAGCGCAACCCCATTTCCTCGTGCTATATCCACGCCTGCATCAGCGTCGTGCGCCAGCACGTGGCGGCCCTGCTCGACGCGAACGTGGCCGACCACGAGCGTTCGACCGGGCCATGGGAGATCGAATGGATCGTCCTGCCCGAGATGTTCTGCCTGGCCGCAGGGGCACTGGCCCAGTCGCGCTTCGTCCTCGAAGGCCTGGAAGTGGACGAGGGCCGGATGCGAGCCAATCTCGATTTGACCAATGGCCTGGTCGTGTCGGAAGCCGTGATGATGGGACTCGGCCCCTATCTCGGGCGCGAGTATGCGCACGACCTCGTGTACGACATCTGCCGCGTCGCGATCAGGGACAATCGGCCGCTGCTCGAGCTGCTGGTCGAGAACAAGGAAATCTCCCAGCACCTGGACCGGGCGGCACTGGCCGCGCTCTGCGATCCCGGGAATTACCTGGGCCTGTCGGGCGAGATGGTAGACCGCGTCCTGCGCAGCCGGGCCGGGCGCGGACACCCCGTCCAGGAGTAG
- a CDS encoding HpcH/HpaI aldolase/citrate lyase family protein, which produces MSAATARTPRSYLFVPGNRPERFARAFGSGADAVIVDLEDAVAPDQKEAAREALAAWRAEGRAHPAQLVVRINDDASAWFDADLAALRTLGPCTVMLPKAESASQIDRVAAALVPGTRVIALIESARGLLEVDAIAAAPAVERLAFGTLDYALDLGLTDDPRGLLYPASRIALASRAAGLPAPIAGVTAAINDEAALRDDVGLARACGFGAKMCIHPRQVEALHAMLAPTPEQRDWAARVLAAAQAGTGAVQVDGKMVDRPVLLRASAILDYPPASTAG; this is translated from the coding sequence ATGAGCGCCGCCACCGCGCGCACGCCGCGCAGCTACCTGTTCGTCCCGGGCAACCGCCCCGAGCGCTTCGCCAGGGCTTTCGGCAGCGGCGCGGACGCCGTCATCGTCGATCTCGAAGATGCGGTGGCGCCGGACCAGAAGGAAGCGGCACGCGAAGCGCTCGCCGCCTGGCGCGCCGAAGGCCGCGCTCACCCCGCGCAGCTGGTCGTACGCATCAACGACGACGCCAGCGCCTGGTTCGACGCCGACCTGGCCGCGCTGCGAACGCTCGGTCCCTGCACGGTCATGCTGCCCAAGGCCGAATCGGCGAGCCAGATCGACCGCGTCGCCGCCGCCCTGGTGCCCGGCACCCGCGTGATCGCCCTGATCGAGTCGGCCAGGGGCCTGCTCGAGGTCGACGCCATTGCCGCCGCCCCGGCCGTGGAGCGGCTGGCCTTCGGCACCCTCGACTATGCCCTCGACCTCGGGCTGACTGACGATCCGCGCGGCCTGCTCTATCCGGCCAGCCGGATCGCGCTGGCCTCGCGCGCCGCCGGGCTGCCGGCGCCGATTGCCGGCGTCACGGCCGCAATCAACGACGAGGCCGCGCTGCGGGACGATGTCGGGCTGGCGCGGGCCTGCGGTTTCGGCGCCAAGATGTGCATCCACCCGCGCCAGGTCGAGGCCCTGCACGCCATGCTGGCGCCCACGCCGGAACAACGCGACTGGGCCGCGCGCGTGCTCGCCGCGGCACAGGCCGGCACGGGGGCGGTGCAGGTCGACGGAAAAATGGTCGACCGCCCTGTCCTGCTGCGCGCCAGCGCCATCCTCGACTACCCGCCCGCATCCACCGCAGGCTGA
- a CDS encoding CaiB/BaiF CoA transferase family protein produces the protein MRPLEGMTVVTLEHAIAAPFATRQLADLGARVIKIERPGVGDFARGYDERVRGMASHFVWTNRSKESLTLDVKHPEAQSILRRLIMEQADVVVQNLAPGAAARLGLSYEVLSREKPELIVCDISGYGSDGPYRDKKAYDLLIQSEAGFVSVTGSADEPAKAGPSIADISAGMYAYTNILAALLQRARTRRGQHIDISMLESLVEWTSYPLYYAFDGAPPPPRTGASHATIYPYGPFPAGDGKTVMLGLQNEREWALFCSKVLRMPELAADPRFTSNPKRSAARDELRALIVAVFSSLTAAEVVARLDEAQIANANVNTMAEVWAHPQLQGRGRWTEVDSPVGAIPALLPPGSWEEQPPRMDAVPALGQHTDAILAELGYAADRIAALRREEAI, from the coding sequence ATGAGGCCGCTCGAAGGAATGACCGTCGTCACGCTCGAGCATGCGATCGCCGCGCCCTTCGCCACGCGCCAGCTGGCCGACCTCGGCGCCCGCGTCATCAAGATCGAGCGCCCCGGCGTCGGCGACTTCGCGCGCGGCTATGACGAGCGGGTACGCGGCATGGCCTCGCACTTCGTCTGGACCAACCGTTCCAAGGAGAGCCTGACGCTGGACGTCAAGCACCCGGAGGCCCAATCCATCCTGCGCCGGCTGATCATGGAACAGGCCGACGTCGTCGTGCAGAACCTGGCGCCCGGCGCCGCCGCGCGGCTCGGCCTGTCGTACGAGGTCCTGTCCCGGGAAAAGCCGGAACTGATCGTGTGCGACATTTCCGGCTACGGCAGCGACGGCCCCTACCGCGACAAGAAGGCCTACGACCTGCTGATCCAGAGCGAGGCCGGCTTCGTCTCGGTCACCGGCAGCGCCGACGAACCGGCCAAGGCGGGGCCGTCGATCGCCGACATTTCGGCGGGCATGTACGCGTACACGAACATCCTGGCCGCCCTCCTCCAGCGCGCCAGGACCAGACGCGGCCAGCACATCGACATCTCGATGCTCGAGTCGCTGGTCGAGTGGACCAGCTATCCGCTGTATTACGCTTTCGACGGCGCCCCGCCGCCGCCGCGCACGGGCGCCAGCCACGCGACCATCTATCCGTATGGGCCCTTCCCGGCGGGCGACGGCAAGACCGTCATGCTCGGCCTGCAGAACGAACGCGAGTGGGCCCTGTTCTGCAGCAAGGTCCTGCGGATGCCGGAACTCGCGGCCGATCCCCGTTTCACGAGCAATCCGAAACGCAGCGCGGCCCGCGATGAACTGCGCGCACTGATCGTCGCCGTTTTTTCTTCCCTGACCGCGGCCGAGGTCGTGGCCCGTCTCGACGAGGCGCAAATCGCCAACGCCAACGTCAACACGATGGCCGAGGTGTGGGCGCATCCGCAATTGCAGGGGCGCGGCCGCTGGACCGAGGTCGACTCCCCGGTCGGGGCGATCCCCGCGCTGCTGCCGCCGGGCTCCTGGGAGGAGCAGCCACCGCGCATGGATGCCGTGCCGGCGCTGGGCCAGCACACCGACGCGATCCTCGCCGAACTCGGCTACGCGGCCGACCGTATCGCCGCGCTGCGCCGCGAGGAGGCGATATGA
- a CDS encoding FAS1-like dehydratase domain-containing protein, with protein MNLTEWIGRTETVTDTFTATPYAALAATLDHPAERPQPGTALPPLWHWLYFLPLYRQSEVGADGHAKRGRFLPPVALPRRMWAGSQFSFHSPLRIGDEVTRTSTIANVSEKEGRSGKLVFVKVKHELRRSGEQAVALTEFHDIVYREAIQPGAPESAPTPTQAPADADWERKVVPDDVLLFRYSALTFNGHRIHYDRRYVTEVEGYPGLVVHGPLVATLLLDLLREHLPEAQVARFEFRALRPVFDIHHFYVCGQREADGSIHLWAKDHEGWLTMDARATLQAVDGGAA; from the coding sequence ATGAATCTGACAGAATGGATCGGAAGGACCGAAACGGTCACCGACACCTTCACCGCGACGCCGTATGCCGCGCTGGCGGCAACGCTGGACCACCCGGCTGAGCGGCCGCAGCCGGGCACCGCCTTGCCGCCGCTGTGGCACTGGCTGTACTTCCTGCCCCTGTACCGCCAGTCCGAAGTCGGCGCCGACGGCCACGCGAAGCGCGGCCGCTTCCTGCCGCCGGTGGCGCTGCCGCGCCGGATGTGGGCGGGCAGCCAATTCAGCTTTCATTCACCGCTGCGGATCGGCGACGAGGTCACCCGCACTTCCACGATCGCTAATGTCAGCGAAAAGGAAGGCCGCAGCGGCAAGCTGGTGTTCGTCAAGGTGAAGCACGAACTGCGCCGCAGCGGCGAGCAGGCCGTGGCGCTCACCGAATTCCACGACATCGTCTACCGCGAGGCGATCCAGCCGGGCGCGCCGGAATCGGCACCGACGCCCACGCAGGCCCCGGCCGACGCCGACTGGGAACGCAAGGTCGTCCCCGACGACGTGCTGCTGTTCCGCTATTCCGCCCTCACCTTCAACGGCCACCGGATCCACTACGACCGCCGCTATGTGACCGAGGTCGAAGGCTATCCGGGCCTGGTGGTGCACGGTCCCCTGGTCGCCACCCTGCTGCTCGACCTGCTGCGCGAGCACCTGCCGGAGGCGCAGGTGGCGCGCTTCGAATTCCGCGCCCTGCGCCCCGTGTTCGACATCCACCACTTCTACGTCTGCGGACAGCGGGAAGCCGACGGCAGCATCCACCTGTGGGCGAAGGATCACGAGGGCTGGCTGACGATGGATGCCCGCGCCACCCTGCAGGCCGTGGACGGAGGTGCAGCATGA
- a CDS encoding LysR family transcriptional regulator — protein sequence MNMNFDLADLRAFVAVAELNSFRAAADSIHLSQPALSRRVEKLELALGVRLFERTTRSVSLTAVGRDFSRKARSLLDDLERSLLSMQAVAASQQGEVVIACVPSAVYYFLPKVLRTFHEQYPRIRVRIIDDGANAVLESVAKGDADFGINIIGTQEPEIAFQAILKEPFVVACHRDHPLAGRRQVSWAELANYDFMTVDKSSGNRLLVDLALANSDVRPSWCFEARHVSTLLGLVEAGLGIAVVPRLSMPQGEHATLAQVALVEPTIDRNVGLIRRNGRELSPSARKLYELIESTWPLGGGQAARADTASGG from the coding sequence ATGAACATGAATTTCGACCTGGCCGACTTGCGCGCCTTTGTCGCCGTCGCGGAACTCAACAGCTTCCGGGCCGCGGCCGATTCGATCCACCTGTCGCAACCGGCCTTGAGCCGCCGCGTCGAAAAGCTCGAGCTGGCGCTGGGCGTGCGGCTGTTCGAACGGACCACGCGCAGCGTCAGCCTGACGGCCGTCGGTCGGGACTTCTCGCGCAAGGCGCGCAGCCTGCTCGACGACCTGGAGCGCTCCCTGCTGAGCATGCAGGCAGTCGCCGCCTCGCAGCAGGGTGAAGTGGTGATCGCCTGCGTGCCCTCGGCCGTGTATTACTTCCTGCCCAAGGTGCTGCGCACCTTCCACGAGCAATACCCGCGCATCCGGGTGCGCATCATCGACGACGGCGCGAACGCCGTGCTCGAGAGCGTGGCAAAGGGAGATGCCGACTTCGGGATCAATATCATCGGCACGCAGGAGCCGGAGATCGCCTTCCAGGCCATCCTGAAGGAACCGTTCGTCGTGGCCTGCCACCGCGACCATCCGCTCGCCGGCCGGCGCCAGGTGAGCTGGGCCGAGCTGGCAAACTATGATTTCATGACCGTGGACAAAAGCAGCGGCAACCGGCTGCTGGTGGACCTGGCGCTGGCCAACTCCGACGTGCGCCCCAGCTGGTGCTTCGAGGCCAGGCATGTGTCGACCCTGCTGGGGCTGGTGGAGGCGGGGCTGGGCATCGCGGTCGTGCCGCGCCTGTCGATGCCGCAGGGCGAACACGCGACCCTGGCGCAGGTGGCATTGGTCGAGCCGACGATCGACCGGAATGTGGGACTGATCCGCCGCAACGGGCGGGAGCTGTCTCCATCGGCACGCAAACTGTACGAGCTGATCGAGTCGACCTGGCCGCTCGGCGGCGGCCAGGCCGCGCGGGCCGATACTGCTTCAGGCGGGTGA
- the dctA gene encoding C4-dicarboxylate transporter DctA, whose protein sequence is MTKAPRFYRALYIQVLMAVALGITVGYIWPEFGASLKPLGDGFVKLIKMMIAPIVFCTIALGIANMSDMKGVARTMGKAMGLFYVLTFIALMTGLAAVYLIHPGVGMNIDPALLDQGVAAKYARTGAPTGFVPFVMHIIPNTFFGAFAEGEVLPVLLLAVLTGFGLSRVGAAARPVHEAIDAFSHVLFAVFGFLMKLAPLAAFGAMAFTVGKYGIKSISSLGTLMGSFYLACLFFVFVVLGTLARLHRFSLLKVLRYFKDELIVVLGTSSTEPVLPRMLLKLEKLGCRKSVSGLVLPMGYSFNLDGTAIYLTLASVFIAQACNVHLSLGQILTMLGVMLLSSKGAAGVTGSGFVALVATLTVMPEIPVAGVALIVGIDRFMSEARALTSLISNAVASVVVSIWEGACDRDTLKRELDGGFVAAPSLDEAAGLSEGLPSPA, encoded by the coding sequence ATGACTAAGGCACCGCGGTTCTATCGCGCGCTCTACATTCAGGTGCTGATGGCGGTCGCGCTCGGCATTACAGTAGGCTATATCTGGCCGGAATTCGGGGCCTCGCTCAAGCCGCTGGGCGACGGCTTCGTCAAGCTGATCAAGATGATGATCGCGCCGATCGTGTTTTGCACCATTGCACTGGGCATTGCCAACATGAGCGACATGAAGGGCGTGGCCAGGACCATGGGCAAGGCAATGGGCCTGTTCTACGTGCTGACCTTCATTGCGCTCATGACCGGCCTGGCGGCGGTCTACCTGATCCATCCGGGCGTGGGCATGAATATCGACCCAGCCCTGCTCGACCAGGGCGTGGCCGCCAAGTATGCCAGGACCGGCGCGCCGACCGGTTTCGTCCCCTTCGTGATGCACATCATCCCCAACACCTTTTTCGGCGCCTTTGCCGAGGGCGAGGTGCTGCCGGTGCTGCTGTTGGCGGTTCTGACCGGCTTTGGACTGTCCCGCGTCGGCGCGGCGGCCAGGCCCGTGCACGAGGCGATCGATGCCTTTTCGCATGTGCTGTTTGCGGTCTTCGGCTTCCTGATGAAGCTGGCGCCGCTGGCAGCCTTCGGCGCCATGGCATTTACGGTCGGTAAGTACGGCATCAAGTCGATCAGCTCCCTCGGCACCTTGATGGGTAGCTTCTACCTCGCCTGCCTGTTCTTCGTGTTCGTCGTGCTCGGCACCCTGGCCCGCCTGCACCGCTTCAGCCTGCTCAAGGTGCTGCGCTATTTCAAGGACGAACTGATCGTCGTGCTCGGGACCTCGTCGACCGAACCGGTCCTGCCGCGCATGCTCCTCAAGCTGGAAAAGCTGGGCTGCAGGAAGAGCGTCTCCGGCCTGGTGCTCCCGATGGGCTATTCCTTCAACCTGGACGGCACGGCCATCTACCTGACCCTGGCCAGCGTGTTCATCGCACAAGCCTGCAATGTCCACCTGTCGCTGGGCCAGATCCTGACCATGCTGGGCGTCATGCTGCTCAGTTCGAAAGGCGCGGCGGGCGTGACCGGCAGCGGCTTCGTAGCCCTGGTGGCGACCCTGACCGTCATGCCGGAAATCCCGGTGGCGGGCGTGGCCCTGATCGTCGGCATCGACCGCTTCATGTCCGAGGCCCGCGCCTTGACCAGCCTGATCAGCAATGCGGTCGCCAGCGTCGTGGTATCGATCTGGGAAGGCGCATGCGACCGCGACACCCTGAAGCGTGAACTGGACGGCGGATTCGTTGCCGCCCCTTCGCTCGACGAGGCTGCCGGTCTCTCCGAGGGCTTGCCCTCACCCGCCTGA